A genomic stretch from Thauera sp. GDN1 includes:
- the murA gene encoding UDP-N-acetylglucosamine 1-carboxyvinyltransferase — MDKLLIEGGARLSGEIAISGAKNAALPILCAALLTAETVTFTNVPQLNDIGTLLELLGQMGVKVARDGDTVTLDASGLNNPVAPYEMVKTMRASILVLGPLVARCGEARVSLPGGCAIGARPVDQHIKGLQAMGAEVRVEHGYVHATVPRLKGARLFTDMVTVTGTENLMMAAVLADGETVIENAAREPEVVDLANCLVAMGAQISGAGSDVIRIRGVERLHGATHRIMPDRIETGTYLCAAAVTGGSVRLTGTSSSYLDAVIDKLMDAGCEVVSERDAIRLSAPARLNAVSLRTAPYPAFPTDMQAQFMAINCVANGVAMIRETIFENRFMHAVELQRLGADIRIDGNTAVVQGVAKLEGATVMATDLRASASLVVAGLVAEGETTIERIYHLDRGYERLEEKLAALGAKVRRLA; from the coding sequence AGGGCGGTGCCCGCCTGTCGGGCGAGATCGCCATTTCCGGGGCCAAGAACGCCGCGCTCCCCATCCTGTGCGCGGCGCTGCTCACCGCCGAGACGGTCACCTTCACCAATGTGCCGCAGTTGAACGACATCGGCACCCTGCTCGAGCTGCTCGGGCAGATGGGGGTGAAGGTCGCGCGCGACGGCGACACCGTCACGCTCGACGCCTCGGGCCTGAACAATCCGGTCGCGCCCTACGAGATGGTCAAGACCATGCGCGCCTCCATCCTGGTGCTCGGCCCGCTGGTCGCGCGCTGCGGCGAGGCACGGGTTTCGCTGCCCGGCGGCTGCGCGATCGGTGCGCGCCCGGTGGACCAGCACATCAAGGGCCTGCAGGCCATGGGTGCCGAGGTGCGTGTCGAGCACGGCTACGTCCATGCGACCGTGCCGCGCCTGAAGGGCGCGCGCCTGTTCACCGACATGGTGACGGTGACCGGCACCGAGAACCTGATGATGGCCGCCGTGCTGGCCGACGGCGAGACCGTGATCGAGAACGCCGCGCGCGAGCCCGAGGTGGTCGATCTCGCCAACTGCCTGGTGGCGATGGGGGCGCAGATCTCCGGCGCGGGCAGCGACGTGATCCGCATCCGCGGCGTCGAGCGCCTGCACGGCGCGACCCACCGCATCATGCCCGACCGCATCGAGACCGGCACCTACCTGTGCGCGGCTGCGGTCACCGGCGGTTCGGTGCGCCTGACCGGCACCAGTTCGAGCTACCTCGATGCGGTGATCGACAAGCTCATGGACGCCGGCTGCGAGGTGGTGTCCGAGCGCGACGCGATCCGCCTGTCGGCGCCGGCGCGGCTCAACGCGGTGAGCCTGCGCACCGCGCCCTATCCGGCCTTCCCGACCGACATGCAGGCGCAGTTCATGGCCATCAACTGCGTGGCCAATGGCGTGGCGATGATCCGCGAGACCATCTTCGAGAACCGTTTCATGCACGCGGTCGAGCTGCAGCGCCTGGGCGCCGACATCCGCATCGACGGCAATACCGCGGTGGTCCAGGGGGTGGCGAAGCTCGAGGGGGCGACGGTGATGGCGACCGACCTGCGGGCTTCGGCCTCGCTGGTCGTGGCCGGCCTGGTGGCCGAGGGCGAGACGACGATCGAGCGCATCTATCACCTCGACCGCGGCTACGAGCGCCTGGAAGAGAAGCTTGCCGCGCTCGGCGCGAAGGTTCGGCGCCTGGCCTGA
- the rnk gene encoding nucleoside diphosphate kinase regulator translates to MKPSITVSSSDLERLEGLLTLPAFRSRSDLDGLREELERADVREPQDMPADVITMNSRARFVEEGTGREYELTLAYPKDANAEAHRVSIFSPAGSALLGLSAGQSIDWKAADGKEIRLKVIEVTWQPEANGQFEL, encoded by the coding sequence ATGAAACCGTCGATCACCGTCTCCAGCAGCGACCTCGAGCGCCTCGAGGGTCTGCTCACCCTCCCCGCCTTCCGCAGCCGCAGCGACCTCGACGGCCTGCGCGAGGAACTCGAGCGCGCCGACGTGCGCGAGCCGCAGGACATGCCGGCCGACGTCATCACGATGAACAGCCGCGCGCGTTTCGTCGAGGAAGGCACCGGCCGCGAATACGAGCTGACCCTGGCCTACCCCAAGGACGCCAACGCCGAAGCCCACCGCGTGTCGATCTTCTCGCCCGCCGGCAGTGCGCTGCTCGGCCTGTCGGCCGGCCAGTCGATCGACTGGAAGGCTGCGGACGGCAAGGAGATCCGCCTGAAGGTGATCGAAGTCACCTGGCAGCCGGAAGCCAACGGCCAGTTCGAGCTCTGA
- the hisG gene encoding ATP phosphoribosyltransferase — protein MSSITLALSKGRIFEETLPLLAAAGIVPTDNPESSRKLIIGTNRPDVRLVIVRATDTPTYVQYGAADLGIAGKDTLVEHGGAGLYQPLDLEIAKCRLCVAVQKGFDYAAATRPGGRIRVATKYMNAAKAHFAGKGMHVDLIKLYGSMELAPLVGLADAIVDLVSTGGTLRANNLEEVEDIMPISSRLIVNQASLKLKRELIQPVLDAFAGAIKP, from the coding sequence GTGTCCAGCATCACGCTCGCCCTGTCCAAGGGGCGCATCTTCGAAGAGACGCTGCCGCTGCTCGCAGCCGCGGGCATCGTGCCCACCGACAACCCCGAGTCCTCGCGCAAGCTGATCATCGGCACCAATCGGCCGGACGTGCGCCTGGTCATCGTGCGCGCCACCGACACCCCGACCTACGTGCAGTACGGCGCCGCCGACCTCGGCATTGCCGGCAAGGACACGCTGGTCGAGCACGGCGGCGCGGGCCTGTACCAGCCGCTCGACCTCGAGATCGCGAAGTGCCGGCTGTGCGTCGCGGTGCAGAAGGGCTTCGACTACGCCGCCGCCACCCGGCCGGGCGGGCGCATCCGCGTCGCCACCAAGTACATGAACGCCGCCAAGGCGCACTTCGCCGGCAAGGGCATGCATGTGGACCTGATCAAGCTCTACGGCTCGATGGAGCTCGCGCCCCTGGTCGGGCTGGCCGACGCCATCGTCGACCTGGTGTCCACCGGCGGCACGCTGCGCGCCAACAACCTGGAAGAGGTCGAGGACATCATGCCGATCAGCTCGCGCCTGATCGTCAACCAGGCCTCGCTCAAGCTCAAGCGCGAACTCATCCAGCCGGTGCTCGACGCCTTCGCCGGCGCGATCAAACCGTAA
- the hisD gene encoding histidinol dehydrogenase, translated as MSQTPIRRLDAREPEFLSTLDALLAFESEADERIDSAVTEILRAVRTTGDAAVVEYTRRFDGLDVHSMVALELPKSELHAALDSLSKEQREALTIAADRVRVYHERQKGESWEFTEADGTRLGQKVTPLDRVGLYVPGGRASYPSSVLMNAIPAKVAGVGELIMVVPTPRGEKNPLVLAAAAITGVDRVFTIGGAQAVAALAYGTQTIPQVDKIVGPGNAYVAEAKRRVFGTVGIDMVAGPSEVLIISDGSGHADWVAMDLFAQAEHDELAQSILLCTDATFIDAVHEAIDRLLPTMPRRDTIARSLANRGALIHVDSLEQACALANRIAPEHLELSLDDAEAWIDRIRHAGAIFVGHWAVEALGDYCAGPNHVLPTMRSARFSSPLGTYDFQKRTSIVNISQAGAQHLGRVASILAHGEGLQAHARSAEMRLKV; from the coding sequence ATGAGCCAGACGCCCATCCGCCGCCTCGATGCGCGCGAGCCCGAATTCCTGTCCACGCTCGACGCGCTGCTCGCCTTCGAGTCCGAGGCCGACGAACGCATCGACAGCGCCGTCACCGAGATCCTGCGCGCGGTGCGCACCACCGGAGACGCCGCGGTGGTCGAGTACACCCGCCGCTTCGACGGGCTGGACGTGCATTCGATGGTGGCGCTGGAGCTGCCGAAGTCCGAACTGCATGCCGCCCTCGACAGCCTGTCGAAGGAGCAGCGCGAGGCGCTGACCATCGCCGCCGACCGCGTGCGCGTCTATCACGAGCGCCAGAAGGGCGAGTCCTGGGAGTTCACCGAGGCCGACGGCACCCGCCTGGGGCAGAAGGTCACGCCGCTCGACCGTGTCGGCCTCTACGTGCCGGGCGGGCGCGCGTCCTACCCGAGCTCGGTGCTGATGAACGCGATCCCGGCCAAGGTCGCCGGCGTCGGCGAGCTGATCATGGTCGTGCCCACTCCGCGCGGCGAGAAGAACCCGCTGGTGCTGGCGGCGGCGGCGATCACCGGCGTGGACCGCGTGTTCACCATCGGCGGCGCGCAAGCGGTGGCGGCGCTCGCCTACGGCACCCAGACCATCCCGCAGGTGGACAAGATCGTCGGCCCGGGCAATGCCTACGTCGCCGAGGCCAAGCGCCGGGTGTTCGGCACGGTCGGCATCGACATGGTCGCCGGCCCCTCCGAGGTGCTGATCATCTCGGACGGCTCCGGCCACGCCGACTGGGTGGCGATGGACCTCTTCGCCCAGGCCGAGCACGACGAGCTCGCGCAGTCGATCCTGCTGTGCACCGATGCGACCTTCATCGACGCGGTGCACGAGGCGATCGATCGTCTGCTGCCGACCATGCCGCGCCGCGACACCATCGCCAGGTCGCTGGCCAACCGCGGTGCGCTGATCCACGTGGATAGTCTGGAGCAGGCCTGCGCGCTCGCCAACCGCATCGCGCCCGAGCACCTCGAGCTGTCGCTCGACGATGCGGAGGCGTGGATCGACCGCATTCGCCACGCCGGCGCGATCTTCGTCGGCCACTGGGCGGTGGAGGCGCTCGGCGACTACTGCGCCGGTCCCAATCACGTGCTGCCCACCATGCGCAGCGCGCGCTTCTCGTCGCCGCTCGGCACTTACGATTTCCAGAAGCGCACCAGCATCGTCAACATCTCGCAGGCCGGCGCCCAGCATCTGGGCAGGGTCGCGTCCATCCTCGCCCATGGCGAGGGCCTGCAGGCGCACGCGCGCTCGGCGGAGATGCGGCTGAAGGTCTGA
- the hisC gene encoding histidinol-phosphate transaminase encodes MSRFWSAVVHGLTPYVPGEQPKLDNLVKLNTNEHPYGPSPKALEAIRAATGDGLRLYPDPNADALKTALARRHGVKPQQVFVGNGSDEVLAHAFMALLKHDRALWFPDITYSFYPVYCGLYGIAHRSIPLAEDFAIRVEDYLPQPGQAATERPGAIIFPNPNAPTGRLLALADVERIVAGNPDAVVLVDEAYVDFGGESAIALVDRYPNLLVAHTFSKSRSLAGLRVGYAVGHAELIEGLERVKNSFNSYPLDRLAIAGAVASVEDEAFFRESCRKVIATREKLVADMRSLGFEVLPSAANFIFARHPQRDGGELTAELRKRAIIVRHFKAARIDQFMRITIGTDEQCDILIAALKEILAA; translated from the coding sequence ATGAGCCGCTTCTGGAGCGCCGTCGTCCACGGCCTGACCCCCTACGTGCCGGGCGAACAGCCCAAGCTGGACAACCTCGTCAAGCTCAACACCAACGAGCACCCCTACGGCCCCTCGCCGAAGGCGCTGGAAGCCATCCGCGCCGCCACCGGCGACGGCTTGCGCCTCTATCCGGATCCGAACGCCGATGCGCTCAAGACGGCACTCGCACGGCGCCACGGCGTAAAGCCGCAGCAGGTCTTCGTCGGCAACGGCTCGGACGAGGTCCTGGCGCACGCCTTCATGGCCCTGCTGAAGCACGATCGCGCGCTGTGGTTCCCGGACATCACCTACAGCTTCTACCCGGTGTATTGCGGGCTGTACGGCATCGCCCACCGCAGCATCCCGCTCGCCGAGGATTTCGCCATCCGCGTGGAGGACTACCTGCCGCAGCCCGGCCAGGCGGCAACCGAGCGCCCGGGCGCGATCATCTTCCCCAACCCCAACGCCCCGACCGGACGCCTGCTGGCGCTGGCCGATGTCGAGCGCATCGTCGCCGGCAATCCCGACGCCGTCGTGCTGGTCGATGAGGCCTACGTCGACTTCGGCGGCGAGAGCGCGATCGCGCTCGTCGACCGCTACCCGAACCTGCTCGTCGCCCACACATTCTCCAAGAGCCGCTCCCTCGCCGGCCTGCGCGTCGGCTATGCGGTCGGCCACGCCGAGCTGATCGAGGGCCTGGAGCGGGTCAAGAACAGCTTCAACTCCTACCCGCTCGACCGCCTGGCGATCGCCGGCGCGGTGGCGTCGGTGGAGGACGAGGCGTTTTTCCGGGAGAGCTGCCGCAAGGTCATCGCGACGCGCGAGAAGCTGGTCGCCGACATGCGGTCACTGGGATTCGAGGTACTGCCGTCGGCCGCGAACTTCATCTTCGCCCGCCATCCGCAGCGCGACGGTGGCGAGCTGACGGCAGAACTGCGCAAGCGCGCGATCATCGTGCGCCACTTCAAGGCGGCGCGCATCGACCAGTTCATGCGCATCACCATCGGCACCGACGAACAGTGCGACATCCTGATCGCGGCACTGAAGGAAATTCTCGCCGCCTGA
- the hisB gene encoding imidazoleglycerol-phosphate dehydratase HisB, translating to MRQAEVTRNTLETKITVRIDLDGTGQGKLDTGVPFFDHMLDQIVRHGLIDLDIHCEGDTHIDDHHTVEDVGITLGQAFAKAIGDKKGLRRYGHAYVPLDEALSRVVVDFSGRPGLHYFVNYTRARIGNFDVDLAREFFQGFVNHAGVTVHIDNLRGDNAHHQCETVFKAFARALRMAAERDERAAGTIPSTKGAL from the coding sequence ATGCGGCAAGCAGAAGTCACTCGCAACACCCTCGAGACGAAGATCACGGTGCGCATCGACCTGGACGGTACCGGCCAGGGCAAGCTCGACACCGGCGTGCCCTTCTTCGACCACATGCTCGACCAGATCGTCCGTCACGGCCTGATCGACCTCGACATCCACTGCGAGGGTGACACCCACATCGACGACCATCACACCGTCGAGGACGTCGGTATCACGCTCGGCCAGGCCTTTGCGAAGGCGATCGGCGACAAGAAGGGGCTGCGCCGTTACGGTCACGCCTACGTGCCGCTCGACGAGGCCCTGTCGCGCGTGGTGGTGGATTTCTCCGGGCGCCCGGGCCTGCACTATTTCGTGAATTACACCCGCGCCCGCATCGGCAACTTCGATGTGGACCTGGCGCGCGAATTCTTCCAGGGCTTCGTCAATCACGCCGGCGTCACGGTGCACATCGACAACCTGCGCGGCGACAACGCCCACCATCAGTGCGAGACGGTGTTCAAGGCCTTTGCCCGTGCGTTGCGCATGGCGGCCGAGCGCGATGAGCGCGCGGCGGGCACCATCCCCTCGACCAAGGGCGCGCTCTGA
- the hisH gene encoding imidazole glycerol phosphate synthase subunit HisH has product MTTVAIIDYGMGNLRSVAKAIEHVAPGHDVFVTSDPARVAAAERVVFPGQGAMPDCMRELDARGLRPAVLAAAAAKPFLGICIGQQMLFQHSAEGDVPGLGILPGEVVRFPEERMRLADGSLLKVPHMGWNEVWQSAPHPMWEGIPDGERFYFVHSYFVTPADPALTAAETDYGLRFTSAVARANIFAAQFHPEKSAAAGLRLLANFIRWQP; this is encoded by the coding sequence ATGACCACCGTGGCCATCATCGATTACGGCATGGGCAACCTGCGCTCGGTCGCGAAGGCGATCGAGCACGTGGCGCCCGGCCACGACGTCTTCGTCACCTCCGATCCCGCACGGGTGGCCGCGGCCGAGCGCGTCGTCTTCCCCGGCCAGGGCGCGATGCCCGACTGCATGCGCGAGCTCGACGCGCGCGGCCTGCGCCCGGCGGTGCTCGCCGCCGCGGCGGCGAAGCCCTTCCTCGGCATCTGCATCGGCCAGCAGATGCTGTTCCAGCACAGCGCCGAGGGCGACGTGCCCGGACTCGGCATCCTGCCGGGCGAGGTCGTGCGTTTTCCCGAGGAGCGCATGAGGCTGGCCGACGGCAGCCTGCTCAAGGTGCCGCACATGGGCTGGAACGAGGTCTGGCAGTCCGCACCGCATCCTATGTGGGAGGGCATCCCCGACGGCGAGCGCTTCTATTTCGTGCACAGCTATTTCGTGACCCCGGCCGACCCCGCGCTGACCGCGGCCGAGACCGACTATGGCCTGCGCTTTACCAGTGCGGTAGCGCGGGCTAATATCTTCGCGGCCCAGTTCCACCCGGAAAAGAGCGCCGCTGCAGGCCTTCGGCTGCTTGCAAACTTCATCCGCTGGCAGCCCTGA